TCTTGTGTGTCCGCAGCGAGCGCGGAGAGCCGAGCGAGCCAGGAGCCACGGCCGGCGGGAGCGGAGCCCCCCAGGCGGGAGCCGGGGAGAACGGGATGTACCAGGTGGGAGATGGTGGAAGGGGATGCCCCGGGTGGGAGATGGTGAAAGGGGATGTACCAGACGGGAGATGGTGGAAGGGGATGTACCAGGCGGGAGATGGTGCAAGGGGATGTACCAGGCGGGAGATGGTGGAAGGGGATGTACCAGACGGGAGATGGTGGAAGGGGATGTACCAGACGGGAGATGGTGGAAGGGGATGTACCAGGCGGGAGATGGTGCAAGGGGATGTACCAGGCGGGAGATGGTGGAAGGGGATGTACCCGGCAGAGATGGTGGAAGGGGATGCCTCGGGCGGGAGATGGTGCAAGGGGATGTACCAGGCGGGAGATGGTGGAAGGGGATGCCCCAGGCAGGAGCCGCAGGCAGTTCCCCCGGACAGCGCGGTGGGAGCCCCGGGGACCCGGCGGCCGCTGTTGCCCCTTAGTGCCCCCGGGACTGTTCCGCCGAGGATGCACTCGGCCCTGCTGACCCTCACTCCgggccctgctctcccctccgCCACTGCGGCCACATCCACTGCCCCCACAGCCCCGCACggcccctgccctgggctgagccgCGGTCTGCAGTAACATCTGCTCTGTTTCCCTCCGCACCAGGTCCGCAGTGCTCCGATCCTGACTGTAAGATCCCTATCTTTCCCTGCTAACAAGGCCTGATTTTGCCATGTGATGTTTTTCTTGGACAGGACTTTAGGAGTACTTTACACGtgtgatattttttcccccaggttcTAGAGATAACACATCTCCTAGTGCTGAGAGGAGTGGGCCCTCTCAGTTACAGACTAAAACCTGCTCTGGTGCTGACACAGAGAAGACAACATCTGTCACAGTTAAGCATGTTCCAGAATTCTCCAGTGGTGAGGTTAGCCCGCAGGACAGCTCCCGGGCAGAAAGCTTTCAGGCCAGCCAGGAAGACCTGTGCTGTGGGATCATCAGGCATGCCCCTGTggagaaaaagccccaaacctcCCGAGGCATGATGAAGCTGCGGAGACGGACGAAGGCTCTGGAACCAAAGGAAAGGGAATCAGTGCATGATGTGCATCCAATCGGTGCTGGTGAAATGATGAAAAATCAAGTTGCCAGTGCAGAGGAGCTTCAGTCACCAGTGTTCAGGCGCAGCAGCCCCTTGCACACTGAGGAACCTGCTCAAAGGGCACCTGGAACTGTGCTTGTGCAGGGAGAAAGAAATAGTTTCACTCCTGATGCAGCATCAGGGCTTGTACAGGATGAGTTTGAGAGCAGTGTCACTGCAGGAGAGCCTGAGCTGTCCCCACATGCgctgagggacagcagggacattTGTCAGCCTCAGTCCTCGGGGGCTGTGGCCACACCTGATAGACGTGAGCCGTGTTCGCAGCATGGAGACTCTGTATTACTTGACCCCAAAGGTGATGGCAGAGAAGAATCCCCCGGTATAATAAAACAGCCGGAGTGTCAGAGTTTGTGTGAAGATCAGGGAGAATTACATGGGCTCCTGGATTTAATGTCAGAAAATGAAACGTTGCCTGGCAGCAGAAGTAACACCTTAAGCAAGGAGAGCAAAAACCGTGAAGGACATCAAAGTGACACTAATACCTTAAATCCCTGTTCTGCAGATAATGCTCTGGACAATGCTGAAGAACTTCTGGAGAATCAACAGCTTGAAATTCAGTCAAGGCTTTCTCCTGCTGACAAGGCAGCAGCCCCCGAGGGCATGCTGAGCTCCTGCACAGTGGTGGAGGGGCTGCTCTTCCCCGTCGAGTACTACATCCGGACAACGCGCCGCATGTCGAACTGCCAGAGGAAGGTGGACCTGGAGGCTGTAATCCTCagccagctgggcaggagcaagAAAGGTCAGCGCAGTAAATACAAGCAGAAAGATGCAAACCCCAATCAGCCCTCTCAAGAGAGAGACGAGGATGATTTGGAGCCAGGAGTTGTGCCCTTCCCTTTTCTTGGGGCAGAGAACAATCAAGCAAACTCAAGTAGTTCTCAGAAATCTCTTCCTGcgtccagcagcagcagcacttctcTTGAGTCCATTTCTCAGAAAAGCATCACTGGCACAAGGCAAGAGCAGAGACAATCCCAGAGGAAacagaagggaagaagaaagtcTGCCTGCAAAGCACCCATGCCTCCAGTGTCACAAGAGCTAATCGAGAGTCAGGATCCCACAATGGCCAGTGGAAGCAGTGCTCTGCTGTCAAATGAGAACCAGAGCGAAAAGGAGAACCGTGATGCTAACCTTGAAAAGCCATCCTCAGATGAGAGGAGGTTGTctggtgctgcagcactggggtctgcagggacaggagtggctggagctgcacaggagGGTCCTGACCCTCCTCCGGGCGGGATCCAAATGCTAGGCAGATGCCATGaggctcagctggagcaggttcAAAATCCGCTCCGCAGCAGCGATTCTCTGAGCCCGGGGAGCGACGCTTTGGCCAGCCCTGTGGGAGATGTGGAAGCCAACGCTCCTGTGGGTCAGGGAGGTAAACATCCAGCGCAGCGAGCGAAGAGGCAGCGAGGAGCCTGTGGGGCTGAGCCGCTCCCCGGGGTCAGTGTCCCTGTGCGCCGCTCCCTGCGCTGCTCTGCCAGACACGGGGTCCAGACACGCTCACCAGGTACTTCCTCACATAAACTCCCCAAAATGCCCCGTTCCCCAAGGCAGGGAACATCCTGTGAGTGCAGGCCCCGCTGTTCACACCCTGCTGTGTTTATGCAAGAAAATATGACAGGGGTTAGctattattctttttaaaattagactttttttttttttaaataggtaATTGTGGTACCCATGTTccttgaacaattccagaaACTTCTGCAGGGAATGaacagaggaggagcagggctgggaactTACTGAGCTGCTGCCCTTGCTGTGGGAGTGAAGAGTGTGAATACTAGGGCTGGTTTGCCAGCAAATGGATGTTCATCTATTACTCCAACTGAGTCTGCATGTTAATGattatttcctcctttctaAGGGTCTGTTAATATTGTGAAAAGAGAAGGTGTtgggagaaaacaaataaaccaaactgACCGAGCCCTGAGGCATATCTGTCAGGCTTTGGTGGTAGTCTTTGAGCTGAAGGCTTGATCCAGAGATAAAGAGTAACTGCACAGTGTAGTGTCTTTCCAGAAAAGCGCCACTTCCATGTGTTAAGATGAATatgatgttttgattttttttttttttaaatccaagaCACCCTTCATGAGAGATTCAGAAAAGTCAAGTTTATTATTTATGGTGATTTTATGACGTGATGTTCTCTCTTGTATTCTTGTGTTTAGATGAGAGCAGCAGAGGACACAGCTGTCCCATGGGTTCACAGGGTCCTGCTGCCCTTGGGCTCCCTGCTGAGGACCCCGACACTCGTGgctccctcttctccttccGCAGCCTCCAGTGGCTGGTCCCCAAGCTGGGCATCAGGGACTTCCACTTACCAAATGAGGAGTTTGGAGTACTGAAACTGGAGAAATTGAAATCTTCCCCTGTGAATGACTTGGAGGATTTTGTGtctggggatggtgtggctcCGGAGGGCGCACCAGATGCACTAAtgaagccaaaagaaaaaagtctcaGAAGTAATTTGATTTTGCCTTCCAAAAGTGGATTGCCTGAACTCCCTTGCATGGAAAGCCCAACTTCCAAGAAGAAGCTTTCCACCCATGAATTGCTGTTTACTCCCATGGGGACTGTCTTAGCTGAGGCTCCCACTCACCCTGAGTCTCAGATTTCCTCGtctgttttccctgctgtgggtgCAACCCCAGGTGTTTTACCTTCAGTGCACAGTGAGGTTATCCCTGACACACCTTCTGTACCTGCCTTGTCAGCAACCCCACCTTCCCCTagaggagcagctgccctggtCCTGGGGGATGTGGCTCCCAGAGACCCTGCTGTGCCACTGCACCCcggcagctgtgctgcagaggctgcCAGGAACCAGGAGGAGCAAGGTGCAAcatttccttcagcagctgaaaGAGGTCCTGAGAATAAATCCGATGAGACTGTGTCCTTGGAGAAGCATCAGCCGTCAGAGAAC
This region of Hirundo rustica isolate bHirRus1 chromosome 15 unlocalized genomic scaffold, bHirRus1.pri.v3 SUPER_15_unloc_BUSCO_378949at7742, whole genome shotgun sequence genomic DNA includes:
- the PALB2 gene encoding LOW QUALITY PROTEIN: partner and localizer of BRCA2 (The sequence of the model RefSeq protein was modified relative to this genomic sequence to represent the inferred CDS: inserted 1 base in 1 codon): MEAPAAAAALSGADKEKLREKLALLRREYSETVIRLRRARRAERARSHGRRERSPPGGSRGERDVPGPQCSDPDCSRDNTSPSAERSGPSQLQTKTCSGADTEKTTSVTVKHVPEFSSGEVSPQDSSRAESFQASQEDLCCGIIRHAPVEKKPQTSRGMMKLRRRTKALEPKERESVHDVHPIGAGEMMKNQVASAEELQSPVFRRSSPLHTEEPAQRAPGTVLVQGERNSFTPDAASGLVQDEFESSVTAGEPELSPHALRDSRDICQPQSSGAVATPDRREPCSQHGDSVLLDPKGDGREESPGIIKQPECQSLCEDQGELHGLLDLMSENETLPGSRSNTLSKESKNREGHQSDTNTLNPCSADNALDNAEELLENQQLEIQSRLSPADKAAAPEGMLSSCTVVEGLLFPVEYYIRTTRRMSNCQRKVDLEAVILSQLGRSKKGQRSKYKQKDANPNQPSQERDEDDLEPGVVPFPFLGAENNQANSSSSQKSLPASSSSSTSLESISQKSITGTRQEQRQSQRKQKGRRKSACKAPMPPVSQELIESQDPTMASGSSALLSNENQSEKENRDANLEKPSSDERRLSGAAALGSAGTGVAGAAQEGPDPPPGGIQMLGRCHEAQLEQVQNPLRSSDSLSPGSDALASPVGDVEANAPVGQGGKHPAQRAKRQRGACGAEPLPGVSVPVRRSLRCSARHGVQTRSPDESSRGHSCPMGSQGPAALGLPAEDPDTRGSLFSFRSLQWLVPKLGIRDFHLPNEEFGVLKLEKLKSSPVNDLEDFVSGDGVAPEGAPDALMKPKEKSLRSNLILPSKSGLPELPCMESPTSKKKLSTHELLFTPMGTVLAEAPTHPESQISSSVFPAVGATPGVLPSVHSEVIPDTPSVPALSATPPSPRGAAALVLGDVAPRDPAVPLHPGSCAAEAARNQEEQGATFPSAAERGPENKSDETVSLEKHQPSENKEQESCRASPEQKKDVAEQLTPVLXDGPREESLQFVSELKDSSCSCAVDVSTVWWAAAGCRELRVVTASESAVSLWEPLAPDCWGRVHTWHLREIPVIQIVPLPDTCNLVCVALGELEIGEIRLLLYSSETDSFKHSLVKTGNIKAVVGLKDQRLVSSSRTMQEQQLEMVSLSETGGSKDRQTLMPPEETVTAFAEVEGMREALVGTTAGNSVVVWNLKTGQLLRKMHVGYSYPASICHRAYSDSGLLFVVLSHPHAKESESCGSPAFRVVAFNPRTGRSAGVMFSCLPPGRAGRYLEGDVWDTAGAAVLTSGAVAVWDLLRGRCTAVLAPSPAGPWALARWAAGGAALLAGHRNGTVRMYRYRPPQPGAA